Proteins encoded within one genomic window of Rhododendron vialii isolate Sample 1 chromosome 1a, ASM3025357v1:
- the LOC131335163 gene encoding nitrate regulatory gene2 protein-like, which yields MGCAASKLDNEDAVRRCKDRRRLMKDAVYSRHHLAAAHSDYCRSLRVTGSALSSFAAGEPLSVSAHTPAVLLRTPASSLSRSTTNRTTPPPPPPPPPPPHFSPSPSPPAVATSKLPHILSASGNAVNSRRHHRKQPIKLPHILSDSSPSRSSLKSHNHAPNYAHSANPNSTTTSQTSSVWNWENYRPPSPPDSEFFQRRSNHAGDENAHSTYSNYENPFHKHYHNPHPEDDDDDKTSTYSNYRNQHHQKHHIDDDYDKTSTYSTSTSRSQHHKNHNEEETEREEVRYSEWEDRYSTTSSSSEGERDGDSRTEVGTQSNFGSSFRTEAQPPRAPAAKYSADKSDGAGSSASWNADGKGGSGDMTIVVRHRDLAEIVEAIKEYFDKAASAGEKVSEMLETGRAQLDRSFSQLKKTVYHSGGVFSNLSSSWTSKPPLAVKYRFEPGSIDESGGTKSLCSTLERLLAWEKKLYEEVKAREGVKIEHENKLAALQSQEYRGGGEAKLDKTKASIKSLQSLIVVTSQAVSTTTSAIIGQRDSELVPQLVELCHGFMYMWRSMNEFHEVQNHIVQQVRGLVNRSTKGESTSDLHRQSTRDLESAVSAWHSSFCRLIKFQRDFICSLHAWFKLTLLPLNTEPPHPTPVSSEIFAFFDEWKLSHDRLPDTVASEAIKSFINVVHSISLRQTEELKIKKRTDSAAKELEKKSLALRSIENKYYHSYSMVGIGLPDSRPDNSGHALDARDPLAEKKFELAACQRRVEEEMFRHSKAVEVTRAMTLNNIQTGLPGVFQAMTSFSGLIMEALETVCNRSYAIK from the exons ATGGGATGCGCGGCGTCGAAGCTGGACAACGAGGACGCCGTGAGGCGGTGTAAGGACCGCCGGCGCCTGATGAAGGACGCTGTCTACTCCCGCCACCACCTCGCCGCTGCCCACTCCGACTACTGCCGCTCCCTCCGCGTCACCGGCTCCGCCCTCTCCTCCTTCGCCGCAGGTGAACCCCTCTCCGTCTCCGCCCATACCCCCGCCGTCCTCCTCCGCACCCCCGCCTCCTCCCTCTCCCGCTCCACCACCAACAGAACCactcctcctccgcctccgcctccgcctccgcctcccCACTTCTCTCCCTCGCCTTCTCCCCCCGCCGTCGCCACCTCCAAACTCCCTCACATCCTCTCGGCCTCCGGCAACGCCGTCAACTCCCGTCGCCACCACAGGAAACAACCAATCAAGCTCCCTCATATTCTCTCTGACTCAAGCCCCTCACGTTCTTCCCTCAAAAGCCATAACCACGCCCCAAACTACGCACACAGCGCGAATCCCAATTCTACCACTACTTCTCAGACATCATCGGTTTGGAATTGGGAAAACTACCGCCCTCCGTCGCCTCCCGATTCCGAATTCTTCCAACGGCGGAGCAATCACGCAGGAGACGAAAATGCCCACTCAACCTACTCTAATTACGAAAATCCCTTCCACAAACACTACCATAATCCCCACCCcgaagacgacgacgacgataaAACCTCGACTTATTCTAATTACAGAAATCAGCATCATCAAAAGCACCACATTGATGACGACTACGATAAAACCTCAACGTATTCTACTAGTACTAGCAGAAGTCAGCACCATAAAAACCACAATGAAgaggagacagagagagaggaggttcGGTACAGCGAATGGGAGGACCGGTACAGCACGACAAGCTCCTCCTCCGAAGGGGAAAGAGATGGAGATTCCAGAACCGAGGTTGGAACGCAGTCGAATTTCGGATCGTCGTTTCGCACCGAAGCGCAACCTCCCCGTGCGCCGGCGGCGAAGTATTCGGCTGATAAGTCTGACGGCGCCGGTTCTTCCGCCAGCTGGAACGCGGACGGAAAGGGTGGCAGCGGCGACATGACGATCGTGGTCCGGCACCGAGACCTGGCGGAGATCGTTGAGGCGATCAAGGAGTATTTCGACAAGGCGGCTTCGGCCGGCGAGAAAGTGTCGGAAATGCTTGAGACCGGTCGTGCTCAGTTGGACCGGAGTTTCAGTCAACTGAAGA AGACGGTGTATCATTCGGGTGGGGTTTTCAGTAATTTGAGCTCGAGCTGGACTTCAAAGCCGCCGTTGGCGGTTAAGTATCGGTTTGAACCGGGTTCAATCGATGAGTCGGGTGGTACGAAGAGTCTCTGTTCGACTTTGGAACGGCTGTTGGCTTGGGAGAAGAAACTCTATGAAGAAGTGAAG GCTAGAGAGGGTGTGAAAATTGAGCATGAGAACAAGTTGGCAGCGCTACAAAGTCAGGAGTACAGAGGGGGCGGGGAAGCGAAGTTGGACAAGACGAAGGCTTCAATAAAGAGCCTACAGTCCCTAATTGTGGTCACCTCTCAGGCcgtttccaccaccacctctgccATCATTGGTCAAAGAGACTCTGAACTTGTCCCGCAGCTGGTAGAGCTTTGTCACGG ATTCATGTACATGTGGAGATCGATGAACGAGTTCCATGAAGTCCAGAACCACATCGTGCAGCAAGTCCGTGGACTAGTAAACAGATCAACCAAGGGTGAGTCCACCTCGGATCTCCATCGCCAGTCAACCCGTGACCTCGAATCGGCCGTCTCTGCCTGGCACTCCAGCTTCTGTCGCCTAATCAAATTCCAGCGGGATTTCATCTGCTCCCTCCACGCCTGGTTCAAACTAACCCTCCTCCCTCTCAACACCGAACCGCCCCACCCCACCCCTGTCTCTTCCGAGATATTTGCCTTCTTTGATGAATGGAAGCTCTCCCACGACCGTCTCCCAGACACAGTCGCATCCGAAGCCATCAAAAGCTTCATCAATGTTGTCCATTCGATATCTCTTAGACAAACAGAAGAGCTCAAGATCAAGAAAAGGACCGATTCCGCAGCCAAAGAACTTGAGAAGAAATCTTTAGCTCTGAGGAGCatagaaaataagtactacCATTCGTATTCAATGGTTGGGATTGGGCTACCAGATTCTAGACCCGATAACAGTGGTCACGCGTTGGACGCGCGGGACCCACTCGCGGAGAAGAAATTTGAACTCGCGGCCTGCCAGAGGAGAGTGGAAGAGGAGATGTTTAGGCACTCGAAGGCGGTGGAGGTGACGAGAGCGATGACGCTGAATAACATTCAGACGGGTTTGCCAGGGGTCTTTCAGGCTATGACCAGCTTTTCTGGCTTGATTATGGAGGCACTCGAGACGGTTTGCAACCGATCTTATGCTATTAAATAG